In Nissabacter sp. SGAir0207, the genomic stretch TGGTGACCTGTACAACTTCAAGCTGGCGCCTTCCCTGACACTGGGCTGCGGCTCTTGGGGCGGTAACTCCATCTCTGAAAACGTGGGTCCGAAACACCTGATCAACAAGAAAACGGTCGCGAAACGGGCAGAAAACATGCTGTGGCACAAACTTCCGAAATCCATCTATTTCCGTCGCGGCTCACTGCCGATTGCCCTGGAAGAAGTGGCGACCGATGGTGCCAAACGCGCCTTCATCGTGACTGACCGTTTCCTGTTCAACAACGGCTATGCCGACCAGGTGACCAGCGTACTGAAAGGCCACGGCATTGAGACTGAAGTCTTCTTTGAAGTGGAAGCTGACCCGACCCTGAGCATCGTGCGCAAGGGCGCAGAGCTGATGAACTCGTTCAAACCGGACGTCATCATCGCGCTGGGCGGCGGTTCACCGATGGATGCGGCGAAGATCATGTGGGTGATGTATGAACACCCGGAAACCCACTTCGAGGAGCTGGCGCTGCGCTTTATGGACATCCGTAAACGCATCTATAAATTCCCGAAAATGGGCGTGAAGGCGAAGATGGTTGCCATCACCACCACCTCTGGCACCGGTTCTGAAGTGACGCCGTTCGCCGTGGTGACGGATGATGCCACCGGCCAGAAATATCCGCTGGCGGACTATGCCCTGACCCCGGATATGGCGATTGTGGATGCCAACCTGGTGATGAACATGCCGAAATCCCTGTGCGCCTTTGGCGGCCTGGATGCGGTCACCCACGCGCTGGAAGCCTACGTTTCCGTGCTGGCGAACGAGTACTCAGACGGCCAGGCGCTGCAAGCGCTGAAACTGCTGAAAGAGAACCTGCCGCAGAGCTACCGTGATGGCGCGAAAAACCCGGTTGCCCGTGAGCGTGTGCACAACGCCGCCACCATCGCCGGTATCGCGTTTGCCAACGCCTTCCTTGGGGTGTGTCACTCCATCGCCCACAAACTGGGTTCAGAGTTCCACATTCCGCACGGTCTGGCGAACGCCATGCTGATCGCCAACGTCATTCGCTACAACGCCAATGACAACCCGACCAAGCAAACTGCGTTCAGCCAGTATGACCGTCCGCAGGCACGCCGTCGCTACGCAGAGATCGCTGACCATCTCGGCCTGAGCGCACCGGGCGACCGTACCGCGCAGAAGATTGAGAAGCTGCTTAACTGGCTGGATGAGATGAAGACCGAGCTGGGCATCCCAACCTCCATCCGTGAGGCGGGCGTGCAGGAAGCGGACTTCCTGGCGAAAGTGGATAAACTCTCTGAAGATGCCTTTGATGACCAGTGTACCGGTGCCAACCCGCGTTATCCGCTGATCTCTGAGCTGAAACAGATTCTGCTGGATACCTACTACGGCCGTAAATTTACCGAAGAGGAGCACGGCGAAGAGGCAAAAGAGCCAGTGCTGGCCTCCGCAGGTAAAGCGGACAAGAAAGCCAAGAAATAAGCGTCAGCCTTGCGAGGCGCAACGCTAATAAAAAACCCGCCCTATGGGCGGGTTTTTTATTGCTGCTAAAAAATTTACTACAGCGCGTCCTGAGACGGCTCGGCGCTGGCCAGCGCATCCTTATAGTGTCTACGGCACACTGACACGTAACGCTCATTGCCGCCAATCACCACCTGCTCGCCCGCCTGCATGGGTCGGCCATTCTGGTCGAGGCGTAATACCCGGTTGGCTTTGCGGCCACAGTGGCAGATGGTTTTTAACTCCACCAGCTTATCCGCCCAGGCCAGCAAATATTGGCTACCGATGAAGAGTTCACCCAAGAAATCAGTACGCAAGCCATAACACAATACCGGAATATCCAGGTCATCAACCACATCACACAATTGGTTAACCTGCTCTTTGGTAAGAAATTGGCTCTCATCCAGTAACACGCAATGTACGGGCTGCTGCACATGCTCCTGGTTAATCATCGCCAATAGATTGGTCTCTGCATTATAGAGTTGCGCTTGCGAAGATAGCCCAATACGTGAACTGACTTTGCCGACGCCAAAGCGTTGGTCAATTTCAGCAGTGAATACCAATGTCCGCATCCCTCGCTCCTGATAGTTATAGGAGGATTGCAGCAACGCCGTCGATTTACCGGCATTCATTGCGGAATAATAGAAATAGAGTTGAGCCATACGCCCTTGCGCTCCCTAACTGGCTTAGCAAAAAAATTGCCGCGAGTGTAGCACAGCCTCCCTAAGAGATCAGTGGCGATCGCCATAGCCCCTGTGGTGGCAGTAGCGTGAAGTAAATTACCGCAGGCCCGCCCCTTTACACTTTTCTTACAGAATAGCGCCACGGCCCTGATGTGGCTGGCGATAAATGCCGTGAAATATATTTTGTTATAGTAAGCCATTTAGCGGTTGCCGATTCCTGACAGGCTTTCTGCACTCTTTTGCTGCGCAATTCCCCGATGTTTACAGGCTCTTTTTTATAAAAATTTAATAATTTCACGAGTAAGATTACCAGAAGTAACTATTGCCAGTTGCAGAAGTTAAGCCCGCCCTCTATTATTACGCCGAATACCCCATATCATAATTAGAGAGTAGGACAATGAGTGAATCCTTAAAAATTTTAAACAACATCCGTACTCTGCGGGCGCAGGCAAGAGAGTGTTCTCTTGAAACGCTGGAAGAGATGCTGGAAAAACTGGATGTTGTTGTTACCGAACGCCGGGAAGAAGAACAACATGCAGCTGCGGAAAATGAAGAACGTTCCCGCAAATTGCAGCAATACCGCGAAATGTTAATTGCCGACGGTATTGATCCGAATGAGCTGATGCAAACCATGGCGGCATTGAAGCCTGCTGCGGGTAAAACCAAGCGTGCAGCCCGTCCGGCTAAATATCAGTATCAGGATGAGAACGGTGAAATGCGCACCTGGACCGGCCAGGGCCGTACTCCAGCGGTGATTAAAAAGGCAATGGATGAAGAAGGCAAATCATTGGATGATTTCCTGCTATAACGTTTTTTCTCCCTCTATTTAAAATACTCCCGCCTGGGAGTATTTTTTTATACATTTTATTTACAAAATCCAAACAAATAAGGGATAAAAAAAGAGCGCCGAAGCGCCCTCTTTTGTTTGCCGATTGTTATTGCTGGTAAAATTCCCGATACCACGCAACAAACCGGTTAATTCCCTCGTTAACGCTGGTCTGCGGTTTGAAGCCAATTGCCTCATAGAGCGCCTGCGTATCCGCGCTGGTTTCCAGCACGTCACCCGGCTGCATCGGCAACAGGTTCTTCCTCGCCTCCATCCCCAGCGCCGCTTCCAACGCCTCGATATACTCCATCAGCTTCACGGGTTGGCTGTTGCCGATGTTGTAGACGCGATAAGGGGCAGAACTGGTCGCTGCCGACCCCTGCTCTACCGTCCAATTCGCATCTGGCTGGGGGATCACATCCTGCAACCGCACAATCGCTTCCGCGATGTCATCGATGTAGGTGAAGTCACGGCGCATCTGGCCGTGGTTATAGACGTCGATCGCCTCGCCGGCCAGCATGGCACGGGTAAACTTGAACAACGCCATATCCGGGCGGCCCCACGGGCCATACACGGTGAAGAAGCGCAGGCCGGTGGTGGGCAAGCCATAGAGATGCGAATAAGTATGGGACATCAGCTCATTCGCTTTCTTGGTGGCTGCATAGAGGGAGACCGGATGATCGACAGAATCATCGGTCGAGAAAGGCATTTTCTGGTTCAGGCCGTAGACCGAACTGGAGGAGGCGTAGAGCAGATGCTCAACCTTATGGTGTCGGCACCCTTCCAGAATATTCAGGTGCCCCACCAAATTGGCCTCGGCATAGGCATGGGGGTTCTCCAGCGAGTAGCGCACCCCTGCCTGCGCAGCCAGGTGAATCACCCGCTGGAAGCGATGGGTAGCGAACAGATCCGCCATGCCCTGCCGATCGGCCAGGTCGCACTTAATAAACGTGAAACCTGGCTGCTCCAGTCTGGCCAGGCGCGCCAGCTTTAAATTGACGTCATAATAATCATTCAAATTATCGATCCCGACCACCTGATGGCCGGCGGCGAGCAACCGCTCGCTGACGTGATAACCAATAAAACCGGCGGCGCCTGTTACCAGAAATTTCATACCTACCTCTTAATCATGCACTTGCACCGAGGCGCCACGGCCGATGCCGTAGTAGGTGAAACCACGCTTGGCCAGACGCTCCGGATCGTAAAGGTTACGCCCATCAAAGATGATCGGCTGCTTCAGCGACGCCTTGATCACATCAAAGTCAGGGGCGCGGAAGTTTTTCCATTCGGTACAAATTACCAGTGCATCAGCGCCTTGCAAAGCAGCTTCTTTGGTGCCCATCAATTTCAGTGCGTCAGTGTGGCCATAGATGCGCTGGGTTTCGTCCATCGCTTCCGGGTCGAACGCCTGAATTTTTGCGCCAGCGGCCCACAGGGTTTCCATCAGCACACGGCTGGAGGCTTCACGCATGTCATCCGTGTTCGGCTTGAAGGAGAGGCCCCACAGCGCGAAGGTTTTGCCTTCCAGGTTCTCGCCAAACTCACGTTTGATGAACTGGGTCAGCTTGTATTTCTGCTGGTAGTTGACCTGCTCTACCGCCTGCAGCAGTTTCGGCTGGTAGCCAATCTGCTCGGAGGTGCGGATCAGCGCCTGCACATCTTTCGGGAAGCAGGAGCCACCGTAGCCGCAGCCCGGATAGATGAAGTGATAGCCAATACGGGAGTCAGAACCGATGCCCTGACGCACTTTCTCGATGTCCGCGCCCAGGATCTCCGCCAGGTTGGCGATTTCGTTCATGAAGCTGATTTTGGTCGCCAGCATACAGTTAGCGGCATATTTGGTCAGCTCGGCACTGCGCACATCCATCATGATCATGCGATCGTGATTGCGGTTGAACGGCTCGTACAGCTCGCGGATCGGCTCAATGACGTCCGGGTTGTCAGTACCGATAACGATACGTTCCGGGCGCATACAGTCTGCCACCGCCGCGCCCTCTTTGAGGAACTCCGGGTTGGAGACCACGTCAAAGGCATACTCTTCGCCACGCTGGCGCAGGGTTTCTGCCATGACGGCACGCACTTTGTCCGCGGTGCCGACCGGCACGGTAGACTTGTCGATCACCACTTTGCGATCGGTCATGTGCTGGGCGATGGTACGGGCCACGGCAGTAACGTACTTCAGGTCAGCGGAGCCATCTTCGTCCGGCGGGGTGCCGACGGCGATGAACTGCATGATGCCATGCGCCACGCCTTGGGCGGCGTCAGTGGTAAAGGTCAGGCGGCCCGCTTCATAGTTCTGTTGAACCAGCGGGGTCAGGCCCGGCTCATAAATGGGGATAATGCCCTTTTTCAGGTTCTCGACCTTGCGCTCATCCACATCCACACACAGGACATCGTGACCAACTTCAGCTAGGACGGCGGCTTGCACCAGGCCGACATAACCAATACCAAAAACTGTTACTTTCATAGGAAAATCCTAGTTTTTAAAATTGAAAAAAAAGAGGTGTCAGGCGTGCTTGGCGGCCTGGGCTTCGTCCTGCTTGACGAACTCGGCTACCCACTCACTGAATGCTTTGCCCAAACCCTGGTGGCGCATGCCGTACTCGACGAACGCCTGCATGTAGCCCAGTTTGTTGCCACAGTCGTGGCTCACGCCCTGCAGGTGGAACGCTTCAACCGTCTCTTTGTCCATCAGCGTGGCGATGGCATCAGTCAGTTGAATTTCGTCCCCTGCGCCGGGTTGGGTCTTGGCCAGCAGCGGCCAGATTTCGGCGGAGAGCACATAACGGCCCACGACCGCCAGGTTGGAAGGCGCGGCATCCACGGCCGGTTTCTCGACCATGCCGACCATCGCGACGCTCTCACCGGCCGCCAGCGGCTGGCCCTGGCAGTCCGCCACGCCATAGCTGGAGACCTCTTGTTCCGGCACCGGCTCAACCAGAATCTGGCTGTGGCCGCTCTCATCAAAGCGGGCCAGCATGGCGGCCAGGTTCTCTTTGCGCAGGTCAGCGCTGTACTCGTCCAGGATCACGTCCGGCAGCACCACGGCCACCGGCTCATCACCCACCAGCGGCTGGGCGCACAGGATAGCGTGGCCCAGGCCCTTCGCTTCGCCCTGGCGAATCTGCATGATGGTGACATGTTTCGGACAGATGGCCTGAACCTCTTCCAGCAGCTGGCGCTTGACGCGTTTTTCCAGCATCGCTTCCAGCTCAAAGCTGGTATCGAAATGGTTCTCAATGGAGTTTTTAGAGGAGTGGGTCACCAGGATGATCTCCTGGATGCCTGCGGCGATGCACTCATTGACCACATACTGGATCAGCGGTTTGTCTACCAGCGGCAACATCTCTTTAGGAATCGCTTTTGTAGCAGGCAGCATTCGCGTCCCAAGCCCCGCCACAGGTATCACAGCCTTTTTTACTTTTCTATTTGGTGCAGACATTGACTATCTCTCTCTTGCCTCGTTCATTTAATGAACATTAGCGGGTTCACCCTAAATTAGCGGATTTGAGTATACCACCTTCATTCGGGCGCGCTTATTTCATCGTGAGGTTTGAGAAAAATTAAGAAAATTACCTAATAAGGGGGATCCGCATTATATTGAATAGGGTTAATTAATGAATAAAACCGGATGAAAAACCGCTGACCCCAGATTAATCTGAAGTCAGCATCAGGCGCAGACGCCCGCCCGCGCCCCATACCTGGCACTGCCAGGCGGTACAACGCTGGGAAATTTGGTTCGAGTAGGTTGCGCCCAGTGTACCGAGTGGTACGCCATTACTGAGCTGAATCTGATTTTCACCCGTATTGACCGTGGCATGCAGACCTGCGGAGACTAATATTAAATTTTTATGTTCCGCATGATAATAACCCAGCAGCAGCGGGAATTGCCCCTCCAGGTGTGCCTGTTTTAATAGCTGATTCACCTGTTTTAAAATAGTGGACATTTGCGGCAAGCGCTGGCGTTGATTGGTTAAATGGTCACGCAGCAACCCGTTGAATATGGCACGCAGCAATAATGCCGCCAATACCCCATTCTCCCCCGCACGAGTGACATCCAGACAATAGAATGCCAGATCGTTGGGCGAGAGCGCGGCAATATCCAGCACCAGCCCCGGGTGCTCCGCCATCGTCAGCTGGCGGTAGTTGATGCGGCAACGCGCCAACACCTGCTGCACCGGCGGCTGCAACTGTTTGAGCAGCTTGGCCGCTTGGGTTGGATCCTGGCACAGGGCCGACCAATCCTGAATTAGGTCGTTTCCCTCCATCGCCTGCGAGGTGAACATGTTGGGATAGAGCAACGCCAGCAACGCCTCGCGCAGCCGGTTGAGGTCGGTAAGCGGTTTCAGCAACACATCTTCCACACCCAGACGCAACACTCTGGCGACATCGCTCATGTTGTCCGTCGCGGAGATCACCAGTACCGGGATCTTGTTGCCTTGCAGGCGCAGGTTCTCAACAAACTCGATGCCATCCATCTCAGGCATGGCCAAATCGCACAGGATCAGGTCAGGGACAATCTCCTCTACCGCAGATAATGCTTCCAGTCCATTCTCCGCCTCACTGGTGGTGGCCCCCAGTGTTTTTAGGTAGCCGACAAGCACTGAGCGAAAAACGGCTTCGTCTTCCACTATCAAGATATGTTTGCTTGTTAACGGTTTATCCATCTGGCCCCCTCACTGACTCCTCTCTAATAGTGGCCTAAAAAACGGTTTTTTTCCTGTCGGATGTAAAACCGGTGCACCAAACTGGTGAACCTGCCCCCGTCATCCGGGCGCGTTAGCCCCGGTAAACAGGTGACGCAAAGGTTAACCGGCGCACCATTGACCACAATATATCGCTCGCGATCGTACCCAATGTTCCTGCCAAGGTAAACGCTTGCATACATCTGCCAGCAGACAAAAGCGCACAGCCCCCCTCTCCCGCATTGTCAGCCGGCAAGATTGTTAGGTAACATAGTCTCCCTGCCAGATTCAAGTGCGCTGATGCACCAACCAGTTGTTAAATCAGGAGTCATTGTGTCCGAGACCTGCCCTTGCGGAAGCGGTTCAGCTTACGCCCTGTGCTGCCAGCCCTACCATACGGGCGCCAAGCCAGCCCCGACCCCGGTGGCCCTGATGCGCTCACGCTATACTGCCTATGTGCTGGGCGATGTGGAGTATCTGCTGGCCAGTTGGCACCCGGCGTGCCAGGCGCAACAGTGGCGCGACAGTCTGGTGCAGAGCGCGGCAGAGACGTGCTGGCTGGGGCTGCATATCCTGGAGGAGGCGCCCGGCGCGCAGCCTGACGAGGGGTATGTGGAGTTCGCCGCCCGTTTCAGCGACGGCCCGGCAGCCCCGGTACAGCTGCTGCATGAGCGTTCACGCTTTCTTCGTGTAAATGAACGCTGGTACTATAGGGACGGAGTCCACCTGCAGAGCGGCCGTAATGACGCCTGCCCTTGCGGGTCGGGCAAAAAATATAAAAAGTGTTGCGGACGATAATCCAGAACATTCCGATCGTTCAGCAGCGCTCACAACATCGCAAACGCAACAGGATTAACCCCCGATGTCACATCAGCACGTACAACGTAAAATTTTGCGCACCATCTGCCCGGACGCCAAGGGCCTGATCGCCAAGATCACCAACATCTGTTACAAGCATGAGCTGAACATCGTGCAGAACAATGAGTATGTTGATCACCGTACTGGCCGTTTCTTTATGCGCACCGAGCTGGAGGGAATTTTCAACGATCACACCCTGCTGGCCGATCTGGACAGCGCCCTGCCAGCCGGTTCCGTCCGTGAGCTGCACAGCGCTGGCCGCCGCCGCATTGTGGTGCTGGTGACCAAAGAGGCGCACTGTCTGGGCGACCTGTTGATGAAGAGCGCCTACGGCGGGTTGGATGTGGAGATTGCCGCGGTTATCGGTAACCATGACACGCTGCAAACTCTGGTGGAGCGTTTTGACATTCCTTTCCATCTGGTGAGCCACGAGGGACTGACGCGCGAGCAGCATGATACCCAGCTGGTTGCGCAGATTGACCAGTACCAGCCGGACTACGTGGTGCTGGCGAAGTACATGCGCGTCCTGACGCCGGAGTTCGTGCGCCACTACCCGAATCAGGTGATCAACATCCACCACTCCTTCCTGCCGGCCTTTATCGGCGCACGCCCGTACCATCAGGCTTATGAGCGTGGCGTGAAGATCATTGGTGCCACTGCGCACTATGTGAATGATAATTTGGATGAAGGCCCGATCATCATGCAGGATGTGATTCACGTCGATCACACCTACACGGCAGATGACATGATGCGCGCTGGCCGTGACGTCGAGAAAAACGTTCTGAGTCGTGCCCTGTTCAAGGTGCTGGCGCAGCGCGTCTTTGTCTACGGCAACCGTACAGTTATCCTGTAATGGCCGTGCCGGGCGTTGAAAAAGCTGAAGAATGCAGCGCCTGGGGCAAAAAACCGACAAACGATTCATTTTCTTCATTTTAAGGCTTTACAGGGGCGGTTCATTTGATATGATGCGCCCCGCTTACCGCGATAGAGCAGTAAGCAAGGCCAGTGGTGGGGTTCCCGAGCGGCCAAAGGGAGCAGACTGTAAATCTGCCGTCACAGACTTCGAAGGTTCGAATCCTTCCCCCACCACCACTTTCGATATCAGCGATGATATCAACACTCAGAGCCGCCAATAGCCAGGCAGTTTTGAGGAGGGAGAAATCCTTCATACAATTCGCAAATCCACGAATTTCGTGGTGGGGTTCCCGAGCGGCCAAAGGGAGCAGACTGTAAATCTGCCGTCACAGACTTCGAAGGTTCGAATCCTTCCCCCACCACCATCCTTTCTGATATTTCCCTACGTTGACTCAAGCATATAAGCTGTATAGATCTTCCCAATGGGGAAGGACGAGAACCTTCGACCAAGGTTCGAGCGAGCAGCGCGAGCAACGTTGCGCAGCAACGGCCCGCAGGGCGAGCCGCGTAGCGGCGAGTTATCCTTCCCCCACCACCATCCTTTCTGAAATCGCCTTAATCTTGTTTAAACACTGATGCTTCCTGTGTCTTCCCAATGGGGAAGGACGAGAACCTTCAACCAAGGTTCGAGCGAGCAGCGCGAGCAACGTTGCGCAGCAACGGCCCGCAGGGCGAGCCGCGTAGCGGCGAGTTATCCTTCCCCCACCACCATCCTTTCTGATATTTCTCTACGTTGATTCAAACATATAAGCTGCATAGAACTTCCTGACAGACGGTTACCCTCGTCTGTAAGCCCCCTGCCCGTTGGACAGGGAGACACTCAGTTGCGGGTGGTGCCTTTGGTCAGCGCG encodes the following:
- the rssB gene encoding two-component system response regulator RssB; translated protein: MDKPLTSKHILIVEDEAVFRSVLVGYLKTLGATTSEAENGLEALSAVEEIVPDLILCDLAMPEMDGIEFVENLRLQGNKIPVLVISATDNMSDVARVLRLGVEDVLLKPLTDLNRLREALLALLYPNMFTSQAMEGNDLIQDWSALCQDPTQAAKLLKQLQPPVQQVLARCRINYRQLTMAEHPGLVLDIAALSPNDLAFYCLDVTRAGENGVLAALLLRAIFNGLLRDHLTNQRQRLPQMSTILKQVNQLLKQAHLEGQFPLLLGYYHAEHKNLILVSAGLHATVNTGENQIQLSNGVPLGTLGATYSNQISQRCTAWQCQVWGAGGRLRLMLTSD
- the purU gene encoding formyltetrahydrofolate deformylase, with the protein product MSHQHVQRKILRTICPDAKGLIAKITNICYKHELNIVQNNEYVDHRTGRFFMRTELEGIFNDHTLLADLDSALPAGSVRELHSAGRRRIVVLVTKEAHCLGDLLMKSAYGGLDVEIAAVIGNHDTLQTLVERFDIPFHLVSHEGLTREQHDTQLVAQIDQYQPDYVVLAKYMRVLTPEFVRHYPNQVINIHHSFLPAFIGARPYHQAYERGVKIIGATAHYVNDNLDEGPIIMQDVIHVDHTYTADDMMRAGRDVEKNVLSRALFKVLAQRVFVYGNRTVIL
- the galU gene encoding UTP--glucose-1-phosphate uridylyltransferase GalU; protein product: MSAPNRKVKKAVIPVAGLGTRMLPATKAIPKEMLPLVDKPLIQYVVNECIAAGIQEIILVTHSSKNSIENHFDTSFELEAMLEKRVKRQLLEEVQAICPKHVTIMQIRQGEAKGLGHAILCAQPLVGDEPVAVVLPDVILDEYSADLRKENLAAMLARFDESGHSQILVEPVPEQEVSSYGVADCQGQPLAAGESVAMVGMVEKPAVDAAPSNLAVVGRYVLSAEIWPLLAKTQPGAGDEIQLTDAIATLMDKETVEAFHLQGVSHDCGNKLGYMQAFVEYGMRHQGLGKAFSEWVAEFVKQDEAQAAKHA
- a CDS encoding thymidine kinase, which produces MAQLYFYYSAMNAGKSTALLQSSYNYQERGMRTLVFTAEIDQRFGVGKVSSRIGLSSQAQLYNAETNLLAMINQEHVQQPVHCVLLDESQFLTKEQVNQLCDVVDDLDIPVLCYGLRTDFLGELFIGSQYLLAWADKLVELKTICHCGRKANRVLRLDQNGRPMQAGEQVVIGGNERYVSVCRRHYKDALASAEPSQDAL
- the hns gene encoding histone-like nucleoid-structuring protein H-NS; this translates as MSESLKILNNIRTLRAQARECSLETLEEMLEKLDVVVTERREEEQHAAAENEERSRKLQQYREMLIADGIDPNELMQTMAALKPAAGKTKRAARPAKYQYQDENGEMRTWTGQGRTPAVIKKAMDEEGKSLDDFLL
- a CDS encoding NAD-dependent epimerase, translated to MKFLVTGAAGFIGYHVSERLLAAGHQVVGIDNLNDYYDVNLKLARLARLEQPGFTFIKCDLADRQGMADLFATHRFQRVIHLAAQAGVRYSLENPHAYAEANLVGHLNILEGCRHHKVEHLLYASSSSVYGLNQKMPFSTDDSVDHPVSLYAATKKANELMSHTYSHLYGLPTTGLRFFTVYGPWGRPDMALFKFTRAMLAGEAIDVYNHGQMRRDFTYIDDIAEAIVRLQDVIPQPDANWTVEQGSAATSSAPYRVYNIGNSQPVKLMEYIEALEAALGMEARKNLLPMQPGDVLETSADTQALYEAIGFKPQTSVNEGINRFVAWYREFYQQ
- a CDS encoding UDP-glucose/GDP-mannose dehydrogenase family protein translates to MKVTVFGIGYVGLVQAAVLAEVGHDVLCVDVDERKVENLKKGIIPIYEPGLTPLVQQNYEAGRLTFTTDAAQGVAHGIMQFIAVGTPPDEDGSADLKYVTAVARTIAQHMTDRKVVIDKSTVPVGTADKVRAVMAETLRQRGEEYAFDVVSNPEFLKEGAAVADCMRPERIVIGTDNPDVIEPIRELYEPFNRNHDRMIMMDVRSAELTKYAANCMLATKISFMNEIANLAEILGADIEKVRQGIGSDSRIGYHFIYPGCGYGGSCFPKDVQALIRTSEQIGYQPKLLQAVEQVNYQQKYKLTQFIKREFGENLEGKTFALWGLSFKPNTDDMREASSRVLMETLWAAGAKIQAFDPEAMDETQRIYGHTDALKLMGTKEAALQGADALVICTEWKNFRAPDFDVIKASLKQPIIFDGRNLYDPERLAKRGFTYYGIGRGASVQVHD
- the adhE gene encoding bifunctional acetaldehyde-CoA/alcohol dehydrogenase, which encodes MAVTNVAELNALVARVKEAQREYANFTQEQVDKIFRAAALAAADARIPLAKMAVAESGMGIVEDKVIKNHFASEYIYNAYKDEKTCGVLSEDDTFGTITIAEPIGLICGIVPTTNPTSTAIFKALISLKTRNGIIFSPHPRAKNATNKAADIVLQAAIAAGAPKDIIGWIDEPSVELSNQLMHHPDLNLILATGGPGMVKAAYSSGKPAIGVGAGNTPVVVDESADIKRVVASILMSKTFDNGVICASEQSVIVVDAVYEAVRERFATHGGYLLRGQELKAVQEIILKNGGLNAAIVGQPAAKIAEMAGIKVPASTKVLIGEVSLVDESEPFAHEKLSPTLAMYRASNFEDAVVKAEKLVAMGGIGHTSCLYTDQDNQPERVKYFGDKMKTARILINTPASQGGIGDLYNFKLAPSLTLGCGSWGGNSISENVGPKHLINKKTVAKRAENMLWHKLPKSIYFRRGSLPIALEEVATDGAKRAFIVTDRFLFNNGYADQVTSVLKGHGIETEVFFEVEADPTLSIVRKGAELMNSFKPDVIIALGGGSPMDAAKIMWVMYEHPETHFEELALRFMDIRKRIYKFPKMGVKAKMVAITTTSGTGSEVTPFAVVTDDATGQKYPLADYALTPDMAIVDANLVMNMPKSLCAFGGLDAVTHALEAYVSVLANEYSDGQALQALKLLKENLPQSYRDGAKNPVARERVHNAATIAGIAFANAFLGVCHSIAHKLGSEFHIPHGLANAMLIANVIRYNANDNPTKQTAFSQYDRPQARRRYAEIADHLGLSAPGDRTAQKIEKLLNWLDEMKTELGIPTSIREAGVQEADFLAKVDKLSEDAFDDQCTGANPRYPLISELKQILLDTYYGRKFTEEEHGEEAKEPVLASAGKADKKAKK
- a CDS encoding YchJ family protein; the protein is MSETCPCGSGSAYALCCQPYHTGAKPAPTPVALMRSRYTAYVLGDVEYLLASWHPACQAQQWRDSLVQSAAETCWLGLHILEEAPGAQPDEGYVEFAARFSDGPAAPVQLLHERSRFLRVNERWYYRDGVHLQSGRNDACPCGSGKKYKKCCGR